The Anopheles merus strain MAF chromosome 2L, AmerM5.1, whole genome shotgun sequence genome has a segment encoding these proteins:
- the LOC121594226 gene encoding uncharacterized protein LOC121594226 isoform X3, protein MISIGRRNERRPMAVGLVWIVLIGVTVAAQEQGANVNVEKSATVDSSALLEAALCAVKPNPGQCVRQQAARVLGNWEDILNAKKMEMLAEADKEVTARQQSRGLSDAEIARGKPSTLMQQIETGLGALSEFVSEGVDEYVSDKEEGKEEEASSKTHIHHLLKLGKRKGKKKKTFMKLFILGAALKAKIELLLKILSFKLQLKFFAVALIGLLINIARFWIDFKKQPSPQKVIYYEHAQHQHHYDDHGDGDFGGYWKRSLHNVHDDEGPSYPGGHDRAERYDEPYLYRNPKYTPSANHYAPQLADPHAMAYQQQRPY, encoded by the exons ATGATTAGCATAGGCAGGCGGAACGAGCGGCGGCCAATGGCGGTCGGATTGGTGTGGATCGTCCTCATCGGAGTGACCGTTGCGGCGCAGGAGCAAGGTGCCAATGTGAATGTGGAAAAGTCAG CTACAGTCGATTCTTCAGCCCTGCTCGAGGCGGCGCTCTGTGCGGTCAAACCCAACCCGGGCCAGTGCGTACGGCAACAGGCCGCCCGTGTGCTGGGCAACTGGGAAGACATTCTAAACGCCAAGAAGATGGAAATGCTCG CCGAAGCTGACAAGGAGGTCACGGCGCGACAGCAAAGCCGAGGTCTCAGCGATGCTGAGATTGCACGAGGCAAACCATCCACCCTGATGCAACAGATCGAGACGGGTCTCGGTGCCCTTTCGGAATTCGTATCGGAAGGTGTCGATGA ATATGTATCCGACAAGGAGGAGGGCAAGGAGGAGGAAGCCTCATCGAAGACGCACATCCACCATCTGCTGAAGCTAG GCAAGCGTAagggcaagaagaagaagacgttCATGAAGCTGTTCATTCTGGGCGCTGCACTGAAGGCCAAAATCGAGCTGCTGCTCAAGATCCTGTCGTTTAAGCTGCAGCTGAAGTTCTTCGCAGTTGCACTGATCGGTCTGCTGATCAACATTGCCCGATTCTGGATCGATTTCAagaagcaaccttctccacaaaAG GTGATCTACTACGAACATgcgcagcatcagcatcactACGATGATCACGGTGACGGTGATTTCGGTGGCTACTGGAAGCGATCGCTGCACAATGTCCATGACGACGAAGGTCCCAGCTACCCGGGTGGACACGATCGTGCGGAGCGTTATGACGAGCCCTACCTGTACCGCAACCCGAAGTACACCCCGTCCGCCAACCATTACGCACCACAGCTTGCCGATCCGCACGCGATGgcgtaccagcagcagcggccaTACTAA
- the LOC121594226 gene encoding uncharacterized protein LOC121594226 isoform X2 — MISIGRRNERRPMAVGLVWIVLIGVTVAAQEQGANVNVEKSATVDSSALLEAALCAVKPNPGQCVRQQAARVLGNWEDILNAKKMEMLAEADKEVTARQQSRGLSDAEIARGKPSTLMQQIETGLGALSEFVSEGVDEYVSDKEEGKEEEASSKTHIHHLLKLGNAAGPARDGAPVGRADADDEDYRDQLAAVEDGLVDYAGLAGSPDKALGRGKRKGKKKKTFMKLFILGAALKAKIELLLKILSFKLQLKFFAVALIGLLINIARFWIDFKKQPSPQKVIYYEHAQHQHHYDDHGDGDFGGYWKRSLHNVHDDEGPSYPGGHDRAERYDEPYLYRNPKYTPSANHYAPQLADPHAMAYQQQRPY, encoded by the exons ATGATTAGCATAGGCAGGCGGAACGAGCGGCGGCCAATGGCGGTCGGATTGGTGTGGATCGTCCTCATCGGAGTGACCGTTGCGGCGCAGGAGCAAGGTGCCAATGTGAATGTGGAAAAGTCAG CTACAGTCGATTCTTCAGCCCTGCTCGAGGCGGCGCTCTGTGCGGTCAAACCCAACCCGGGCCAGTGCGTACGGCAACAGGCCGCCCGTGTGCTGGGCAACTGGGAAGACATTCTAAACGCCAAGAAGATGGAAATGCTCG CCGAAGCTGACAAGGAGGTCACGGCGCGACAGCAAAGCCGAGGTCTCAGCGATGCTGAGATTGCACGAGGCAAACCATCCACCCTGATGCAACAGATCGAGACGGGTCTCGGTGCCCTTTCGGAATTCGTATCGGAAGGTGTCGATGA ATATGTATCCGACAAGGAGGAGGGCAAGGAGGAGGAAGCCTCATCGAAGACGCACATCCACCATCTGCTGAAGCTAGGTAACGCAGCCGGTCCGGCCCGGGACGGTGCCCCCGTCGGGCGCGCGGACGCCGACGACGAGGACTACCGCGATCAGCTCGCTGCTGTGGAGGATGGTTTGGTGGATTATGCTGGCTTGGCGGGCAGCCCGGATAAAGCACTTGGTAGAG GCAAGCGTAagggcaagaagaagaagacgttCATGAAGCTGTTCATTCTGGGCGCTGCACTGAAGGCCAAAATCGAGCTGCTGCTCAAGATCCTGTCGTTTAAGCTGCAGCTGAAGTTCTTCGCAGTTGCACTGATCGGTCTGCTGATCAACATTGCCCGATTCTGGATCGATTTCAagaagcaaccttctccacaaaAG GTGATCTACTACGAACATgcgcagcatcagcatcactACGATGATCACGGTGACGGTGATTTCGGTGGCTACTGGAAGCGATCGCTGCACAATGTCCATGACGACGAAGGTCCCAGCTACCCGGGTGGACACGATCGTGCGGAGCGTTATGACGAGCCCTACCTGTACCGCAACCCGAAGTACACCCCGTCCGCCAACCATTACGCACCACAGCTTGCCGATCCGCACGCGATGgcgtaccagcagcagcggccaTACTAA
- the LOC121594226 gene encoding uncharacterized protein LOC121594226 isoform X1 yields MISIGRRNERRPMAVGLVWIVLIGVTVAAQEQGANVNVEKSATVDSSALLEAALCAVKPNPGQCVRQQAARVLGNWEDILNAKKMEMLAEADKEVTARQQSRGLSDAEIARGKPSTLMQQIETGLGALSEFVSEGVDEYVSDKEEGKEEEASSKTHIHHLLKLGNAAGPARDGAPVGRADADDEDYRDQLAAVEDGLVDYAGLAGSPDKALGRGKQEGDQLDYGFGSGEPSAGGHGGKRKGKKKKTFMKLFILGAALKAKIELLLKILSFKLQLKFFAVALIGLLINIARFWIDFKKQPSPQKVIYYEHAQHQHHYDDHGDGDFGGYWKRSLHNVHDDEGPSYPGGHDRAERYDEPYLYRNPKYTPSANHYAPQLADPHAMAYQQQRPY; encoded by the exons ATGATTAGCATAGGCAGGCGGAACGAGCGGCGGCCAATGGCGGTCGGATTGGTGTGGATCGTCCTCATCGGAGTGACCGTTGCGGCGCAGGAGCAAGGTGCCAATGTGAATGTGGAAAAGTCAG CTACAGTCGATTCTTCAGCCCTGCTCGAGGCGGCGCTCTGTGCGGTCAAACCCAACCCGGGCCAGTGCGTACGGCAACAGGCCGCCCGTGTGCTGGGCAACTGGGAAGACATTCTAAACGCCAAGAAGATGGAAATGCTCG CCGAAGCTGACAAGGAGGTCACGGCGCGACAGCAAAGCCGAGGTCTCAGCGATGCTGAGATTGCACGAGGCAAACCATCCACCCTGATGCAACAGATCGAGACGGGTCTCGGTGCCCTTTCGGAATTCGTATCGGAAGGTGTCGATGA ATATGTATCCGACAAGGAGGAGGGCAAGGAGGAGGAAGCCTCATCGAAGACGCACATCCACCATCTGCTGAAGCTAGGTAACGCAGCCGGTCCGGCCCGGGACGGTGCCCCCGTCGGGCGCGCGGACGCCGACGACGAGGACTACCGCGATCAGCTCGCTGCTGTGGAGGATGGTTTGGTGGATTATGCTGGCTTGGCGGGCAGCCCGGATAAAGCACTTGGTAGAGGCAAGCAAGAGGGTGACCAACTGGATTATGGGTTTGGTAGTGGCGAACCTAGTGCTGGTGGTCATGGAG GCAAGCGTAagggcaagaagaagaagacgttCATGAAGCTGTTCATTCTGGGCGCTGCACTGAAGGCCAAAATCGAGCTGCTGCTCAAGATCCTGTCGTTTAAGCTGCAGCTGAAGTTCTTCGCAGTTGCACTGATCGGTCTGCTGATCAACATTGCCCGATTCTGGATCGATTTCAagaagcaaccttctccacaaaAG GTGATCTACTACGAACATgcgcagcatcagcatcactACGATGATCACGGTGACGGTGATTTCGGTGGCTACTGGAAGCGATCGCTGCACAATGTCCATGACGACGAAGGTCCCAGCTACCCGGGTGGACACGATCGTGCGGAGCGTTATGACGAGCCCTACCTGTACCGCAACCCGAAGTACACCCCGTCCGCCAACCATTACGCACCACAGCTTGCCGATCCGCACGCGATGgcgtaccagcagcagcggccaTACTAA
- the LOC121592920 gene encoding uncharacterized protein LOC121592920 yields MQKRMSHTITRRWSTTTFLLLMITLTITAEAASLSTEERHSGTEIAESRTFGRIRRLQAMIVPVMFFLGVMKTLLAFLVAISLKTLFVGVSILMINIGLAMAKVIAFFKSKHTYDQHGGYGAGWSDKNIHVHIHNDGGLIQHGSVPLEYEHAPPSALHHTAPSVFPSYGPPTVLNSYHRSRGDTVADPIYVQAATSTVDKNEQLYPKVLISDRDKLDQIYAQWRQLNRNGR; encoded by the exons ATGCAGAAAAGAATGTCTCACACGATAACTCGAAGATGGTCCACCACGACCTTTCTACTACTAATGATCACCCTAACGATCACTGCCGAAGCCGCTAGTCTTTCGACGGAAGAACGTCACTCTGGAACTGAAATCGCTG AGTCTCGGACATTCGGGCGTATCAGACGACTGCAGGCAATGATCGTTCCGGTGATGTTTTTCCTGGGCGTGATGAAGACACTGCTCGCCTTCCTGGTCGCGATCAGCCTCAAGACACTGTTCGTCGGCGTGTCAATTCTGATGATCAACATTGGGCTGGCCATGGCGAAGGTGATCGCGTTCTTCAAATCCAAACACACGTACGACCAGCACGGTGGATACGGTGCCGGCTGGTCCGACAAGAACATTCACGTGCACATCCACAACGACGGTGGCCTCATTCAGCACGGCAGTGTTCCGCTAGAGTACGAGCATGCACCACCATCGGCACTGCATCACACTGCGCCGAGCGTTTTCCCGAGCTATGGACCACCGACGGTTCTCAACAGCTACCACCGCTCGCGGGGTGACACTGTGGCGGATCCAATCTATGTCCAAGCGGCGACGTCTACGGTCGATAAGAACGAGCAGCTCTACCCGAAAGTTCTCATCTCCGATCGGGACAAGCTGGATCAGATCTATGCACAGTGGCGTCAGCTGAATCGAAATGGACGATAG